Proteins co-encoded in one Arachis hypogaea cultivar Tifrunner chromosome 11, arahy.Tifrunner.gnm2.J5K5, whole genome shotgun sequence genomic window:
- the LOC112723506 gene encoding uncharacterized protein isoform X2, with translation MASTILPPLNAHLLPSNAHHHHLQPLPLFRWGWRREQDAGIAANRTRGQAFRILANPNVSSGKEGSNKDVIMVDPVEAKRLAARQMERIKAKEKLKRRRQIEAINGAWAMIGLAAGLVIEGQTGKSIPTQLADYLAAIVHFFVR, from the exons ATGGCTTCAACCATTCTTCCACCACTGAACGCTCACCTTCTCCCTTCCAACGctcaccaccaccaccttcaGCCCCTTCCTCTTTTCAG GTGGGGTTGGAGAAGAGAGCAAGATGCAGGCATAGCCGCGAATAGAACCAGGGGTCAAGCATTTCGAATTCTGGCTAATCCTAAT GTGTCTTCGGGCAAGGAAGGTTCAAATAAAGATGTGATAATGGTTGATCCTGTTGAGGCCAAGCGATTGGCTGCCAGGCAAATGGAAAGAATTAAAGCAAAAGAGAAACTCAAG AGGCGGCGCCAAATTGAGGCAATTAATGGAGCATGGGCAATGATTGGTCTCGCGGCAGGCCTAGTTATTGAAGGTCAAACTGGAAAAAGTATTCCTACTCAG cTCGCAGACTACTTAGCTGCGATTGTTCATTTTTTTGTTCGGTAG
- the LOC112723506 gene encoding uncharacterized protein isoform X1 translates to MASTILPPLNAHLLPSNAHHHHLQPLPLFRWGWRREQDAGIAANRTRGQAFRILANPNVSSGKEGSNKDVIMVDPVEAKRLAARQMERIKAKEKLKRRRQIEAINGAWAMIGLAAGLVIEGQTGKSIPTQVKFSNATSFLHTHVKQNQMEEI, encoded by the exons ATGGCTTCAACCATTCTTCCACCACTGAACGCTCACCTTCTCCCTTCCAACGctcaccaccaccaccttcaGCCCCTTCCTCTTTTCAG GTGGGGTTGGAGAAGAGAGCAAGATGCAGGCATAGCCGCGAATAGAACCAGGGGTCAAGCATTTCGAATTCTGGCTAATCCTAAT GTGTCTTCGGGCAAGGAAGGTTCAAATAAAGATGTGATAATGGTTGATCCTGTTGAGGCCAAGCGATTGGCTGCCAGGCAAATGGAAAGAATTAAAGCAAAAGAGAAACTCAAG AGGCGGCGCCAAATTGAGGCAATTAATGGAGCATGGGCAATGATTGGTCTCGCGGCAGGCCTAGTTATTGAAGGTCAAACTGGAAAAAGTATTCCTACTCAGGTGAAATTTTcaaatgccacatcattcttgcATACACATGTCAAACAAAATCAAATGGAAGAAATCTAA